In Alkalihalobacterium alkalinitrilicum, a genomic segment contains:
- a CDS encoding response regulator transcription factor produces MNLLIVDDEPLEREVLRDVFDKDNIGVLKCIEAMNGVSAVDTVKNNKIDIVLMDIKMPIMDGITAAKIIKQHDPNIKVVFLTAYNEFDYALQTIKIGAEDFLLKPVRPIEVVEAIKKVIDNINDTKDDTFLADQSNSVIETMNNYIDIHLTDKLTLDQMSGIVHLHPQYISRLFKQVTGMTFTEFITMKRLEKSKELLIRSNKSITEISELCGFTDPNYFTRVFRKFEGQPPKQFRQNEKLLKKEKLNKLYFNRIM; encoded by the coding sequence GTGAACTTATTAATTGTTGATGACGAACCACTTGAAAGGGAAGTATTAAGAGATGTGTTCGATAAAGATAATATTGGTGTCCTGAAGTGCATTGAAGCAATGAATGGAGTTTCTGCAGTAGATACAGTTAAAAATAATAAAATTGATATTGTTTTAATGGATATCAAGATGCCAATTATGGATGGTATTACTGCTGCAAAAATCATAAAACAACATGATCCAAACATAAAAGTAGTATTTTTAACAGCTTACAATGAATTTGATTATGCATTGCAAACCATAAAAATTGGGGCAGAAGATTTTTTATTAAAACCAGTTCGCCCAATTGAGGTAGTAGAAGCTATAAAAAAAGTGATCGATAATATCAATGATACAAAGGATGACACTTTTTTGGCCGACCAATCTAATAGTGTCATAGAGACAATGAATAATTATATTGATATTCATTTAACGGATAAGTTAACTTTAGATCAAATGTCAGGAATTGTTCATCTTCATCCACAATATATTAGTCGTTTATTTAAACAAGTGACTGGTATGACTTTTACCGAGTTTATAACAATGAAAAGATTAGAGAAATCTAAAGAATTATTGATTCGGAGTAATAAGAGTATTACAGAAATAAGTGAACTATGCGGCTTTACAGACCCTAATTACTTTACAAGGGTATTCAGAAAGTTTGAGGGACAGCCGCCAAAGCAATTTAGACAAAATGAAAAACTATTGAAAAAGGAAAAGCTTAATAAACTATATTTTAACAGAATTATGTAA